The following proteins are co-located in the Massilia litorea genome:
- a CDS encoding cache domain-containing protein produces MKLLATATALCLGLACSGALAEPTEKDAIAMAERGAALIKAKGKDEMMKRINAKDPDFVQGELYVDLRDVKTGIVLAHPYNPSIVGKDLTDVPDANGKKYRREIIELAAAKGKGWVDYQYKNPTNGKIEPKTTYILLVDGVVLEAGIYKK; encoded by the coding sequence ATGAAGCTGCTCGCCACTGCCACCGCCCTGTGCCTCGGACTCGCCTGCTCGGGTGCATTGGCCGAACCGACCGAAAAGGATGCGATCGCGATGGCCGAACGCGGCGCCGCCCTGATCAAGGCCAAGGGCAAGGATGAAATGATGAAGCGCATCAACGCCAAGGATCCGGACTTCGTCCAGGGCGAACTGTATGTCGACCTGCGCGACGTCAAGACCGGCATCGTGCTGGCGCACCCGTACAACCCGTCGATCGTCGGCAAGGACCTGACCGACGTGCCTGACGCGAACGGCAAGAAATACCGCCGCGAAATCATCGAACTGGCCGCCGCCAAGGGTAAAGGCTGGGTCGATTACCAGTACAAGAACCCTACCAACGGCAAGATCGAGCCGAAGACGACCTATATCCTGCTGGTCGACGGCGTCGTGCTGGAAGCCGGTATCTACAAGAAGTAA
- a CDS encoding KamA family radical SAM protein yields MPVTTTESTPAKFKPYTRQTIALARQWQWMSPELQEATQVVSHVLPFRVNEYVLDQLIDWDRIPDDPIFRLTFPHRDMLPAREYEQLRDLVLHKKDDAAIAKLVHQIRMRMNPHPAGQMTHNVPRVNDAPLKGLQHKYKETVLFFPSSGQTCHAYCTFCFRWPQFVGMDDMKFDARECSELVAYLKTHPDVTDVLITGGDPMIMNTRSLTEFLEPLLAPELAHIQNIRIGTKSVAYWPQRYVSDKDSDDLMRLFERVVKAGKNLAIMGHYNHAVELRQPIAQQAVKRIVGTGATLRMQGPLIRHINEDPKSWAELWTTGVRLGAIPYYMFVERDTGPSEYFSLPLARAHEIFQQAYSMVSGLSRTVRGPSMSAFPGKVVIDGVVTINGEKLFALQFLQARNPEWVRKPFFAKYDSEATWLDHLKPAFGRKKFFFEDEAGEGGHHGPAGRVIPIVQASQNDRRASDSQPSAA; encoded by the coding sequence ATGCCCGTGACCACCACCGAATCGACGCCCGCCAAGTTCAAGCCGTATACACGCCAGACCATCGCGCTTGCCCGTCAGTGGCAATGGATGAGTCCAGAGTTGCAGGAAGCAACCCAGGTCGTCTCGCATGTGCTGCCGTTTCGCGTCAACGAATATGTGCTCGACCAACTGATCGACTGGGACCGGATTCCCGACGACCCGATTTTCCGGCTCACCTTCCCGCACCGCGACATGCTGCCAGCTCGCGAATACGAACAGCTGCGCGACCTGGTGCTGCATAAAAAGGACGATGCGGCGATCGCAAAGCTGGTGCACCAGATCCGCATGCGCATGAACCCGCACCCGGCCGGCCAGATGACCCATAACGTGCCGCGCGTGAACGATGCGCCCCTGAAGGGCTTGCAGCACAAATACAAGGAAACCGTGCTGTTCTTCCCGAGTTCGGGCCAGACCTGCCACGCCTACTGCACTTTCTGCTTCCGCTGGCCGCAGTTCGTCGGCATGGACGACATGAAGTTCGACGCCCGTGAATGCTCGGAGCTCGTCGCCTACCTCAAGACGCATCCGGACGTGACCGACGTCCTGATCACCGGCGGCGACCCGATGATCATGAATACCCGCTCGCTGACCGAATTCCTCGAGCCGCTGCTGGCGCCGGAGCTGGCGCATATCCAGAACATCCGCATCGGCACCAAGTCGGTCGCCTACTGGCCGCAGCGCTACGTCTCGGACAAGGATTCGGATGACCTGATGCGCCTGTTCGAGCGGGTGGTCAAAGCCGGCAAGAACCTCGCCATCATGGGCCACTACAACCATGCGGTGGAGCTGCGCCAGCCGATCGCGCAGCAGGCAGTCAAACGCATCGTCGGCACCGGCGCCACACTGCGCATGCAGGGTCCGCTGATCCGCCACATCAACGAAGACCCGAAGAGCTGGGCCGAGCTGTGGACGACCGGCGTGCGCCTGGGCGCCATCCCGTACTACATGTTCGTCGAGCGCGACACCGGTCCGAGCGAGTATTTTTCGCTGCCCCTGGCGCGCGCACACGAGATCTTCCAGCAGGCCTATTCGATGGTCTCGGGCCTGTCGCGCACCGTGCGTGGTCCTTCGATGAGCGCCTTCCCGGGCAAGGTCGTGATCGACGGCGTGGTGACGATCAACGGCGAAAAACTGTTCGCGCTGCAGTTCCTGCAGGCGCGCAATCCGGAATGGGTGCGTAAGCCCTTCTTCGCCAAATACGACTCGGAAGCCACCTGGCTCGACCACCTGAAACCGGCTTTTGGGCGCAAGAAGTTCTTCTTCGAAGACGAGGCCGGCGAAGGCGGCCACCACGGACCCGCCGGCCGCGTGATCCCGATCGTGCAGGCGTCGCAGAACGACCGCCGCGCCAGCGACAGCCAGCCCAGCGCTGCTTGA
- a CDS encoding MFS transporter has translation MGDQNAPRLSGVAVFFYVFLPFALGHYLSSLLRNVNAVLAPDLVGSIALTPGQLGLLTSAFFFAFALVQLPVGIALDRYGPRKVQLLLMLVAAVGALLFARGQGFGQLVLARAIMGLGLGGCFMSAVKAISTWIAPGKLPSVHGYLIAVGGLGAASSTMPVRMALEYTDWRGLFVLLAACIAASGALIWLFAPRSAASTGNRPPMLSSILSVYRTPAFRSTISLVLLPHAVFFGIQGLWIGRWLADVARFPNDAVAYLLYLGMAAVIFGAIAVGMITEWAGRRGVTPLDVAGAGIALFVLVQAAFVFGYKPSFQLLSVLFTLVGTITGIEYAIVAQSMPRELTGRAATCLNLLIFVGAFLMQAGFGLVVGLWHPDGGGHYPALAYQVAFGVLVLLQLPGLVGYARRRFASCPAPDPAAPADIEEARTPA, from the coding sequence ATGGGCGACCAGAACGCGCCACGCCTGTCCGGCGTGGCGGTTTTCTTCTACGTGTTCCTGCCGTTCGCGCTGGGACACTACCTGTCCTCGCTGCTGCGCAACGTGAACGCCGTGCTGGCGCCCGACCTGGTCGGCTCGATCGCGCTCACGCCGGGGCAACTGGGCCTGCTCACCAGCGCCTTCTTCTTCGCCTTCGCGCTGGTGCAGCTGCCGGTCGGGATTGCGCTCGACCGCTACGGGCCGCGCAAGGTGCAACTGCTGCTGATGCTGGTGGCGGCCGTCGGGGCCCTGCTGTTCGCGCGCGGCCAGGGCTTCGGCCAGCTGGTGCTGGCGCGGGCGATCATGGGCCTGGGCCTGGGCGGCTGCTTCATGTCGGCCGTGAAAGCCATCTCGACCTGGATCGCACCGGGCAAGCTGCCTTCGGTGCACGGCTACCTGATCGCGGTCGGCGGCCTCGGTGCGGCATCGTCGACCATGCCGGTGCGCATGGCGCTCGAATACACGGACTGGCGCGGGCTGTTCGTGCTGCTGGCGGCATGCATCGCCGCCAGCGGTGCCCTGATCTGGCTGTTCGCGCCGCGCAGCGCGGCATCCACCGGCAACCGCCCGCCGATGCTGTCCTCGATCCTCAGCGTCTACCGCACGCCCGCGTTTCGCTCGACCATTTCCCTGGTCCTGCTGCCGCATGCGGTGTTCTTCGGGATCCAGGGCCTGTGGATCGGGCGCTGGCTGGCGGACGTGGCGCGCTTTCCGAACGATGCCGTGGCCTACCTGCTGTATCTCGGCATGGCGGCCGTCATCTTCGGGGCGATCGCGGTGGGCATGATCACCGAATGGGCGGGCCGGCGCGGCGTGACGCCGCTCGACGTCGCCGGCGCCGGGATTGCCCTGTTCGTGCTGGTGCAGGCGGCTTTCGTGTTCGGCTACAAGCCGAGCTTCCAGCTGCTGTCGGTGCTGTTCACGCTGGTGGGCACGATCACCGGCATCGAATACGCGATCGTTGCCCAGAGCATGCCGCGCGAGCTGACGGGCCGCGCCGCGACCTGCCTGAACCTCCTGATTTTTGTCGGCGCCTTCCTGATGCAGGCCGGGTTCGGGCTGGTGGTCGGGCTGTGGCATCCGGACGGCGGCGGGCATTATCCGGCCTTGGCGTACCAGGTGGCGTTCGGGGTGCTGGTGCTGCTGCAGCTGCCCGGACTGGTCGGCTACGCGCGGCGGCGATTTGCGTCTTGCCCAGCTCCCGACCCGGCCGCGCCGGCGGACATCGAGGAGGCGCGCACACCCGCCTGA
- a CDS encoding PQQ-dependent sugar dehydrogenase, with amino-acid sequence MRFRSSSLVAAAALFTLSACGDKSTLPVGAGVGPSPTLPEPKKSLIPTVDIAPAKGWNGARPLAAQGLEVSALASGLDHPRWLHVLPNGDVLVAETNAPERPDDKKGIRGYIMGKVMAKAGAAVPSANRITLLRDTDGDGVADVRSVFLKGLYSPFGMALVGDMLYVANADGIVRFPYKEGATEITAAPQKVAPLPGGSLNHHWTKNIIASKDGSKLYATVGSNSNVAENGMENEVNRAAILEVDLKSGSTRLFASGLRNPNGMAWEPQTGTLWTVANERDEIGSDLVPDYLTSVKEGAFYGWPYSYYGQHVDERVKPPRPDLVAKAIAPDYALGAHVAALGLTFAEGAKLGPAYGSGAFIGQHGSWNRTPLSGYNVVFIPFAGGKPNGKPVEVLTGFVDKNGDARGRPVGVAIDKAGALLVADDVGNVIWRVRPAAR; translated from the coding sequence ATGCGCTTTCGCTCGTCCTCCCTCGTGGCTGCCGCCGCGTTATTCACCCTCTCTGCATGCGGCGACAAATCCACGCTCCCGGTCGGCGCCGGTGTCGGGCCTTCGCCGACCCTGCCGGAGCCGAAGAAAAGCCTGATCCCGACGGTCGACATCGCGCCGGCCAAGGGCTGGAACGGCGCCAGGCCGCTTGCCGCCCAGGGCCTGGAAGTGAGCGCACTGGCGAGCGGCCTGGATCACCCGCGCTGGCTCCACGTGCTGCCCAACGGCGACGTGCTGGTGGCCGAGACCAACGCGCCGGAGCGTCCGGACGACAAGAAGGGGATTCGGGGCTACATCATGGGCAAGGTGATGGCGAAGGCCGGCGCCGCCGTCCCGAGCGCCAACCGCATCACCCTGCTGCGCGACACGGATGGCGACGGCGTGGCAGACGTGCGCAGCGTCTTCCTGAAGGGACTGTATTCGCCCTTCGGCATGGCGCTGGTGGGAGACATGCTGTACGTGGCGAACGCGGACGGCATCGTGCGCTTCCCGTACAAGGAAGGCGCGACCGAGATCACGGCCGCGCCGCAGAAGGTGGCGCCGCTGCCGGGCGGGTCGCTCAACCACCACTGGACCAAGAACATCATCGCCAGCAAAGACGGCAGCAAGCTGTACGCGACCGTCGGCTCGAACAGCAATGTGGCCGAAAACGGCATGGAGAACGAGGTCAATCGCGCGGCGATCCTCGAAGTGGACCTGAAGAGCGGCAGCACGCGCCTGTTCGCTTCGGGCCTGCGCAATCCGAACGGCATGGCCTGGGAACCGCAGACCGGTACCCTGTGGACGGTCGCCAACGAGCGCGACGAGATCGGAAGCGACCTGGTGCCCGACTATCTCACTTCGGTGAAGGAGGGCGCCTTCTACGGCTGGCCCTACAGTTACTATGGCCAGCACGTCGACGAACGGGTGAAACCGCCGCGTCCGGACCTGGTGGCGAAAGCGATCGCTCCCGACTACGCCCTCGGCGCCCACGTCGCCGCGCTGGGCCTTACGTTTGCCGAAGGCGCGAAGCTCGGTCCCGCCTATGGCAGCGGCGCCTTCATCGGCCAGCACGGCTCCTGGAACCGCACGCCGCTGTCGGGCTATAACGTCGTGTTCATCCCCTTCGCCGGCGGCAAACCGAACGGCAAGCCGGTCGAGGTGCTGACCGGATTCGTCGACAAGAACGGCGATGCGCGCGGGCGGCCTGTGGGTGTGGCGATCGACAAGGCAGGCGCGCTGCTGGTGGCCGACGATGTCGGCAATGTCATTTGGCGCGTGCGGCCGGCGGCGAGGTAG
- the ctaD gene encoding cytochrome c oxidase subunit I — MTTTIGKATLPSSLPRPPDELARLEKTWRTPTGLRFLTSVNNTNIGLLYIGTALLFFLLAGILGLMMRTQLAVPDNTLLAAGSYNQIFTMHGTVMMFLFAIPIVEALAVYLLPNMLGARDLPFPRLSAYAYWAYAIGGLAFFCTLFFGLAPDGGWFMYPPLTGKQYSPGLNADFWLLGIGFIEISAIAGAIELIVGILFTRAPGMTLSRMPVYAWAMLVVAVMIVFAFPAIIAGTALLEMERAFDWPFFIGERGGDPILWQHLFWFFGHPEVYIIFLPAAGMVSTMIPTIAGTALVGRKAIIVALVVVCFFSFALWAHHMFTAGLGVMTMSFVSAASMAVAVPTAIQVFAWIATLWRGKITMTAPALFLAGFMFIFVLGGLTGVMVALLPFDWQAHDTYFIVAHLHYVLVGGMVFPVFAALYYWLPLIKGQRLSERVAKWAFWLMFGGFNIAFFPMHVTGLLGMPRRVYTYPAGMGWDGLNMASTIGAFMLALGVVVFLVDTVRTLRRPGQPVGNPWNASTLEWLPSEDYATRSIPEVRSADPLWDQPGLAEQVEAGQHYLPGTVSGGRETIATSPVAGKPTYLLILPGDSWLPFIAAAGTAGFFLLLTVKMNVTAWICGIAAIVATVIWLWGSDRKPSMTEARVSDTLVLPVGARGTASHSWWATIIMLVVDATIFASFVFAYIHISMRLEVCPPPSASLPALRWPLIAGALLLAGSGLMLWAGRSLGKRRLPWLALAATGCVLASFLVDLHGYQLAGLAPRTMAWSATIAALLSYQGLHVIVLALAGPYLAARAWSGRLSPASRATLDNTALIWHYTTLQGIALALAVHGVPLLME; from the coding sequence ATGACGACGACTATCGGCAAAGCGACACTACCGAGCTCCCTGCCCCGCCCTCCCGACGAGCTGGCGCGGCTGGAGAAAACCTGGCGCACGCCGACCGGCCTGCGCTTTCTCACCAGCGTCAACAACACGAATATCGGCCTGCTCTACATCGGCACCGCCCTGCTGTTCTTCCTGCTGGCCGGGATCCTCGGCCTGATGATGCGCACCCAGCTGGCCGTGCCCGACAACACGCTGCTCGCGGCCGGCAGCTACAACCAGATCTTCACCATGCACGGCACGGTGATGATGTTCCTGTTCGCGATTCCCATCGTCGAAGCGCTGGCCGTCTACCTGCTGCCGAACATGCTGGGCGCGCGGGATCTGCCCTTCCCGCGCCTGTCGGCCTACGCCTATTGGGCGTATGCGATTGGCGGCCTGGCCTTCTTCTGTACCCTGTTCTTCGGCCTCGCGCCCGACGGCGGCTGGTTCATGTACCCGCCGCTGACGGGTAAACAGTATTCGCCGGGGCTGAACGCCGACTTCTGGCTGCTCGGGATCGGCTTCATCGAGATCTCGGCGATCGCCGGCGCCATCGAACTGATCGTCGGCATCCTGTTTACGCGCGCACCGGGCATGACGCTCTCTCGCATGCCGGTATATGCCTGGGCCATGCTGGTGGTCGCCGTGATGATCGTGTTCGCCTTCCCGGCCATCATCGCCGGCACCGCCCTGCTGGAGATGGAGCGCGCCTTCGACTGGCCCTTCTTCATCGGCGAGCGCGGGGGCGATCCGATCCTGTGGCAGCACCTGTTCTGGTTCTTCGGCCACCCCGAGGTCTACATCATCTTCCTGCCCGCCGCCGGCATGGTCTCGACCATGATCCCGACGATTGCCGGCACCGCCCTGGTCGGGAGAAAAGCGATCATCGTGGCGCTGGTGGTCGTCTGCTTCTTCAGCTTTGCGCTGTGGGCGCACCACATGTTCACGGCCGGCCTGGGCGTGATGACGATGAGTTTCGTCTCGGCCGCCAGCATGGCGGTCGCGGTGCCGACCGCGATCCAGGTGTTTGCCTGGATCGCCACGCTCTGGCGCGGCAAGATCACGATGACGGCGCCGGCCCTGTTCCTGGCCGGCTTCATGTTCATCTTTGTCCTCGGCGGCCTGACGGGCGTGATGGTGGCGCTGCTGCCCTTCGACTGGCAGGCGCACGACACGTATTTTATTGTCGCCCACCTGCATTACGTGCTGGTCGGCGGGATGGTATTCCCGGTGTTCGCGGCCCTGTACTACTGGCTGCCGCTGATCAAGGGCCAGCGCCTGTCGGAGCGGGTGGCGAAATGGGCGTTCTGGCTGATGTTCGGCGGTTTTAATATTGCCTTCTTCCCGATGCACGTCACCGGGCTGCTGGGCATGCCGCGCCGGGTGTATACCTATCCAGCCGGGATGGGCTGGGACGGCTTGAACATGGCATCCACGATTGGCGCCTTCATGCTGGCGCTCGGGGTTGTCGTGTTCCTGGTCGATACCGTGCGCACGCTGCGCCGGCCCGGGCAGCCGGTCGGCAATCCCTGGAATGCCTCGACCCTCGAATGGCTGCCGTCGGAAGACTACGCGACGCGCAGCATCCCGGAAGTACGATCCGCCGATCCCTTATGGGACCAGCCGGGCCTTGCCGAACAGGTGGAGGCAGGCCAGCACTACCTGCCCGGCACGGTGAGCGGCGGACGCGAGACGATCGCCACCAGCCCGGTCGCGGGTAAGCCGACGTATCTGCTGATCCTGCCGGGCGACAGCTGGCTGCCCTTCATCGCGGCGGCCGGCACTGCGGGCTTCTTCCTGCTGCTGACGGTCAAGATGAACGTGACGGCCTGGATCTGCGGCATCGCGGCGATCGTCGCGACCGTGATCTGGCTGTGGGGTTCGGACAGGAAGCCATCCATGACCGAAGCGCGCGTTTCGGACACGCTGGTGCTGCCCGTGGGCGCGCGCGGCACGGCTTCGCACTCCTGGTGGGCGACGATCATCATGCTGGTGGTGGACGCGACCATTTTCGCTTCCTTCGTCTTCGCCTATATCCACATCTCGATGCGTCTCGAGGTGTGTCCTCCGCCTTCGGCCAGCCTGCCGGCGCTGCGCTGGCCGCTGATCGCGGGCGCCCTGCTGCTTGCCGGCTCGGGATTGATGCTGTGGGCCGGGCGCAGCCTCGGCAAACGGCGCCTGCCCTGGCTGGCGCTCGCGGCGACCGGCTGCGTCCTGGCGAGCTTCCTGGTCGACCTGCACGGTTATCAACTGGCAGGCCTGGCGCCGCGCACGATGGCATGGAGCGCGACGATCGCGGCGCTGCTAAGCTACCAGGGCCTGCACGTGATCGTGCTGGCACTGGCCGGCCCCTATCTGGCGGCGCGCGCATGGAGCGGCCGCCTGTCCCCGGCCAGCCGTGCGACGCTCGACAACACGGCGCTGATCTGGCATTACACGACGCTGCAGGGCATCGCCCTGGCGCTGGCGGTGCATGGCGTTCCCTTGCTGATGGAGTGA
- the coxB gene encoding cytochrome c oxidase subunit II yields the protein MNLPLQSVLHPASPDAAIIAHLAWVLFGGGAVIFVAVMALMVLSLRRDARHASTRWWIAGAGIAFPVVVLTALLVWSTWRSAHLSPQTSRGAMSIGVTAKMWWWEVRYRDPASGRDIVSANEIRIPTGRPVYLGLTSTDVIHSLWVPSLNGKMDTVPGRVTGLTLHADKPGIYRGQCAEYCGEQHARMALHVVAMAPAEFDAWLAREAQPARAPDKALIERGRAAFLEQRCQSCHTVRGVAEGARLGPDLTHVGGRMHIAAGTLQNHRGTLAGWIANPQAIKPGARMPAALDIDGEALHALAAWLEQLK from the coding sequence ATGAACCTTCCGCTGCAGTCGGTGCTGCACCCGGCCAGTCCCGACGCGGCCATCATCGCGCATCTGGCCTGGGTGCTGTTCGGCGGCGGCGCGGTCATTTTTGTTGCCGTCATGGCGCTGATGGTACTCAGCCTGCGACGCGATGCGCGCCACGCCTCGACGCGCTGGTGGATCGCCGGCGCCGGCATTGCCTTCCCGGTCGTGGTGCTCACCGCGCTGCTGGTCTGGAGCACCTGGCGCAGCGCGCACCTGTCGCCGCAAACCTCGCGCGGGGCGATGAGTATCGGCGTCACCGCGAAAATGTGGTGGTGGGAGGTGCGTTACCGCGATCCGGCCAGCGGGCGCGACATCGTCAGCGCCAACGAGATCCGCATTCCCACGGGACGCCCGGTCTACCTGGGCCTGACGTCGACGGACGTGATCCACAGCCTCTGGGTGCCGTCCCTGAACGGCAAGATGGATACGGTACCGGGACGCGTCACCGGCCTCACCCTGCATGCCGACAAACCCGGGATCTACCGCGGCCAGTGCGCCGAATACTGCGGCGAGCAGCACGCGCGCATGGCGCTGCACGTGGTCGCCATGGCGCCCGCCGAATTCGACGCCTGGCTGGCGCGCGAGGCGCAGCCGGCCAGGGCGCCGGATAAGGCATTGATCGAACGCGGCCGCGCCGCCTTTCTCGAGCAGCGCTGCCAGAGCTGCCATACGGTCCGCGGCGTGGCCGAGGGCGCGCGCCTGGGCCCGGACCTGACCCACGTGGGCGGCCGCATGCATATTGCCGCCGGCACCCTGCAGAATCACCGCGGCACGCTGGCCGGCTGGATCGCCAATCCGCAAGCGATCAAGCCGGGCGCGCGCATGCCGGCCGCCCTCGACATCGACGGCGAGGCGCTGCACGCCCTGGCCGCCTGGCTGGAGCAGCTGAAATGA
- a CDS encoding c-type cytochrome has product MRNHFHLLALSRALCLAGMCAALLAGCGERDVPKKVSGGDPAQGQRLMAHYQCTACHAIPEVPGAVGDAGPPLAQFGRRSYIAGGIPNTADNLTRWLDNPPAMKPGTGMPDLGVSPQEARHMAAYLFTLQ; this is encoded by the coding sequence GTGCGCAATCACTTTCACCTCCTCGCATTGTCCCGTGCGCTCTGCCTTGCCGGCATGTGCGCGGCATTGCTGGCCGGCTGCGGCGAGCGCGACGTGCCGAAAAAGGTGAGCGGCGGCGATCCGGCCCAAGGCCAGCGCCTGATGGCGCACTACCAGTGCACGGCCTGCCACGCGATTCCCGAGGTGCCGGGCGCAGTCGGCGATGCCGGACCGCCCCTGGCCCAGTTCGGGCGGCGCAGCTATATCGCAGGGGGCATCCCGAACACGGCGGACAATCTCACCCGCTGGCTCGACAACCCGCCGGCCATGAAACCCGGCACCGGCATGCCCGACCTGGGCGTCTCGCCCCAGGAAGCGCGCCATATGGCGGCCTACCTGTTCACGCTGCAATGA
- a CDS encoding c-type cytochrome translates to MPSNRTRLILKTAAATLVLSGLAAAVAGTVVMRAGWYDIGATAQHLQPVYSLLELGMRYSVRNHSSEVKVPPLGAPQQVQRGAQVFNAQCAQCHGGPGFAQAKIGQSMQPLPGPLVDASARWQPRELYWITKHGIKMSGMPAWQFHLSEDELWAVVAFMGVLPTLSARDYAQATGAPAPAPAGASR, encoded by the coding sequence ATGCCTTCGAACCGGACTCGCCTGATCCTGAAAACCGCTGCCGCCACGCTGGTGCTGTCGGGCCTGGCCGCCGCCGTCGCCGGCACCGTCGTCATGCGCGCCGGCTGGTACGACATCGGGGCCACCGCCCAGCACCTGCAGCCCGTGTATTCGCTGCTCGAACTGGGCATGCGCTACTCGGTGCGCAATCATTCGAGTGAGGTCAAGGTGCCCCCGCTGGGTGCGCCGCAGCAGGTGCAGCGCGGGGCGCAGGTCTTCAACGCCCAGTGCGCCCAATGCCATGGCGGCCCCGGTTTTGCCCAGGCGAAGATCGGCCAGAGCATGCAGCCCCTGCCTGGCCCCCTGGTCGACGCCAGCGCGCGCTGGCAGCCGCGCGAGCTGTACTGGATCACCAAGCACGGCATCAAGATGAGCGGGATGCCGGCCTGGCAGTTCCACCTGAGCGAGGACGAGCTGTGGGCGGTGGTGGCCTTCATGGGCGTGCTGCCGACCCTGTCGGCGCGCGATTACGCGCAGGCGACGGGTGCGCCCGCGCCGGCGCCGGCGGGAGCATCGCGATGA
- a CDS encoding c-type cytochrome, protein MSARVFGCSLLQVLALALLAGCQDKQLAASVQGDPARGRIALAQHACRACHMIPGVTGSETYVGRPLEDLAERRFIAGVLPNTQANLVHWIRDPKSVDPRTAMPTLGVSERDALDMSAWLLTAKK, encoded by the coding sequence ATGAGTGCGCGCGTGTTCGGCTGCAGTCTGCTGCAAGTGCTGGCGCTGGCGCTGCTGGCCGGCTGCCAGGACAAGCAACTGGCCGCCAGCGTGCAGGGCGATCCCGCGCGCGGACGCATCGCGCTGGCCCAGCATGCCTGCCGCGCCTGCCACATGATTCCCGGCGTGACCGGCTCCGAGACCTATGTCGGGCGGCCGCTGGAAGACCTGGCCGAACGCCGCTTCATCGCCGGGGTGCTGCCCAACACCCAGGCCAACCTGGTGCACTGGATCCGCGATCCGAAATCGGTCGACCCGCGCACCGCGATGCCGACGCTGGGCGTGAGCGAACGCGATGCGCTCGACATGAGCGCCTGGCTGCTGACCGCGAAAAAATAA
- a CDS encoding fumarylacetoacetate hydrolase family protein, giving the protein MRLVRYGRPGKEKPGLFDDEGRLRDLSGVIADIDAAVLNDRALRKLAKVDTKTLPLVRGNPRLGVPVKGVGKFIGIGMNYADHAAETGAAVPTEPVFFTKAISSLNGPDDPIQLPKGSKKTDWEVELGVVIGTRAQYVSEEEALNFVAGYCVVNDVSERAYQFEMGSQWDKGKGCDTFGPVGPFLVTRDDVYDVQDLDLYLELNGKRMQTGNTSSMIFTVAQIVSYVSRFMTLEPGDIITTGTPPGVGLGRKPQRFLKKGDTLRLGIAGLGEQQAEVVAFPK; this is encoded by the coding sequence ATGAGATTGGTGCGCTATGGCCGCCCGGGCAAGGAAAAGCCGGGCCTGTTCGACGACGAAGGGCGCCTGCGCGACCTGTCCGGCGTCATCGCCGACATCGATGCCGCCGTGCTGAACGATCGCGCGCTGCGCAAACTGGCCAAGGTCGACACGAAGACGCTGCCGCTGGTGCGCGGCAATCCGCGCCTGGGCGTGCCGGTCAAGGGCGTCGGTAAATTCATCGGCATCGGCATGAACTACGCCGACCACGCCGCCGAGACGGGCGCCGCGGTGCCGACCGAGCCGGTCTTCTTCACCAAGGCGATCAGCTCCCTGAACGGCCCGGACGACCCGATCCAGCTGCCGAAAGGCTCGAAAAAAACCGACTGGGAAGTGGAGCTCGGCGTCGTCATCGGCACCCGCGCCCAGTACGTGAGCGAAGAGGAGGCCTTGAACTTCGTCGCCGGCTACTGCGTCGTGAACGACGTCTCCGAGCGCGCCTACCAGTTCGAAATGGGCTCACAGTGGGATAAGGGCAAAGGCTGCGATACCTTCGGCCCGGTCGGCCCCTTCCTGGTCACGCGCGACGACGTCTATGACGTGCAGGACCTCGACCTGTACCTGGAACTGAACGGCAAGCGCATGCAGACCGGGAATACCTCGAGCATGATTTTCACGGTGGCGCAGATCGTCAGCTACGTGTCGCGCTTCATGACGCTCGAGCCGGGCGACATCATCACCACCGGCACGCCGCCGGGCGTCGGCCTGGGGCGCAAGCCGCAGCGCTTCCTGAAAAAGGGCGACACGCTGAGATTGGGGATTGCCGGCTTGGGCGAGCAGCAGGCGGAAGTGGTGGCGTTTCCGAAATGA